From the genome of Spirosomataceae bacterium TFI 002, one region includes:
- a CDS encoding small conductance mechanosensitive channel produces the protein MQNYIDQAVSMAIQFAPKILLAVLTLLIGFWIIKKITGVASKTLDRRSVDATVKPFFLSLVGIGLKVMLLFSVAGIFGVETASFIAVFGAMAFAIGMALQGSLSHFASGVMLLTFKPYKVGDLVELGGKIGVVEAIQIFNTILLTPDNKRITIPNGVVTSDIITNISGQGEIRVDMTFGIGYSDDIDRAKQVIQEVADKCPLILKSKPVDIFVSELADSSVNFAVRPWANSEHYWDVYFFMHEQLKKGFDNAKIEIPFPQRTVHLQK, from the coding sequence ATGCAAAATTACATTGATCAAGCAGTAAGTATGGCAATCCAATTTGCCCCTAAAATTTTATTAGCAGTTTTAACCCTCCTGATAGGTTTCTGGATCATTAAAAAAATTACAGGAGTGGCTTCAAAAACACTAGACCGAAGAAGTGTAGACGCTACAGTTAAGCCATTTTTCTTATCACTTGTTGGCATTGGTTTAAAAGTAATGCTACTTTTTAGTGTAGCTGGAATTTTTGGAGTAGAAACAGCCTCCTTTATTGCGGTATTTGGAGCCATGGCCTTTGCAATTGGAATGGCTCTTCAAGGTAGTTTGAGCCATTTCGCTAGTGGAGTGATGCTTCTAACTTTTAAGCCCTATAAAGTGGGTGATTTAGTAGAATTAGGTGGTAAAATTGGTGTGGTAGAAGCAATTCAAATCTTCAATACAATTTTATTAACTCCTGATAATAAAAGAATTACTATTCCTAATGGAGTAGTTACTAGTGATATCATCACTAACATTTCTGGCCAAGGAGAGATCAGAGTTGATATGACTTTCGGAATAGGATATTCTGACGACATAGACCGTGCTAAACAAGTAATTCAAGAAGTAGCAGATAAATGTCCGCTAATTCTGAAAAGCAAGCCAGTCGATATTTTTGTATCTGAGTTGGCTGATAGTTCAGTAAATTTTGCGGTTAGACCATGGGCCAATAGTGAGCATTACTGGGATGTATATTTCTTTATGCATGAGCAGCTTAAGAAAGGTTTTGATAATGCAAAAATTGAAATCCCATTTCCACAACGAACTGTGCATTTACAGAAATAA
- a CDS encoding Transcriptional regulator PadR-like family protein, protein MNKHIKGSLSTIILKLLHDNGRMYGYEITQKVKEITKDEIQITEGALYPILHKLEAEEVLTPETEKVDGRTRKYYKITPKGNAVAKDRIAELRAFAENLNTILNPKLANG, encoded by the coding sequence ATGAACAAACACATTAAAGGAAGCCTAAGTACGATTATTCTCAAGTTACTGCATGACAATGGACGTATGTACGGCTACGAAATTACCCAAAAAGTAAAGGAAATAACCAAAGACGAAATCCAAATTACCGAAGGTGCACTATATCCCATTTTACACAAACTTGAAGCTGAGGAGGTACTAACTCCAGAAACTGAAAAGGTAGATGGAAGAACGAGGAAATACTATAAAATCACTCCAAAAGGCAATGCCGTTGCCAAAGACCGCATAGCAGAACTTCGTGCTTTCGCCGAAAACCTGAACACTATTCTCAACCCAAAACTTGCGAATGGATGA
- a CDS encoding gamma-glutamyltranspeptidase / glutathione hydrolase — protein sequence MRKLPFLLLVLLFACKTQKTDTPKDLFVLFDDPVKSPSYYSQKQGVFAKNGMVASAHKIASEVGVEIMKQGGNAVDASVGVFFALAVVHPSAGNLGGGGFAVVRNGQTYHTLDFREKAPLKGHRDMYLDEKGDVIQGLSLLGHLACGVPGAVDGMVALHDSLGSISWEKCLAPAVKLASKGVILTAGEARGINGSKEKFLSVNGPDLKYYVKPEGEWQEGELMVQTDLGATLQRIKTLKRAGFYSGKTAELLVKDIQEGGGIITLEDLENYHSVWRKPLISYYRNHKIIGMPPSSSGGTAMAQLLGFMEPHPISEWGWNSEKTSQVIIEAERRVYADRAKWLGDTDFVKVPLSELIDENYLAKRWSNFSWDRANLSSEIEGGLVPGYESDETTHFSVVDKSGMAVSITTTLNGGFGSKVIIDGAGFLMNNEMDDFSIKAGVPNMFGLVGNKANEIQPGKRMLSSMTPTIVEKNGELYMVAGTPGGSTIITATFQTISNVIDHGMSMQGAVNALKFHHQWLPDKIYYEKGAFEPATLDALLKKGFQMQEQRSSLGRMDCILVYPDGRLEGASDPRSENTSVGY from the coding sequence ATGCGAAAACTGCCCTTTCTCCTACTCGTTTTACTTTTTGCTTGTAAAACTCAAAAAACAGATACTCCCAAAGACCTCTTTGTACTCTTTGATGATCCAGTAAAGTCACCAAGTTATTACAGTCAAAAACAAGGTGTATTTGCCAAAAATGGAATGGTTGCATCAGCTCACAAAATCGCAAGTGAAGTGGGCGTTGAAATCATGAAACAAGGTGGTAATGCAGTGGACGCATCTGTAGGTGTATTTTTTGCATTAGCAGTGGTTCATCCATCTGCAGGAAACCTTGGTGGCGGTGGCTTCGCAGTAGTACGAAATGGCCAAACCTACCATACTTTAGATTTTCGTGAAAAAGCACCACTCAAAGGGCACAGAGATATGTACCTTGATGAGAAAGGAGATGTTATACAAGGATTGAGCTTATTAGGTCACTTGGCATGTGGAGTACCAGGAGCAGTAGACGGGATGGTGGCATTGCACGATAGCCTTGGTAGTATCTCTTGGGAAAAATGCTTAGCTCCAGCAGTAAAACTAGCTAGCAAAGGCGTTATTCTCACAGCAGGAGAAGCACGTGGTATCAATGGTAGTAAAGAAAAATTTCTCAGTGTGAATGGCCCAGATCTCAAATACTACGTAAAACCAGAGGGAGAATGGCAAGAAGGAGAACTAATGGTCCAAACAGACCTAGGAGCAACACTCCAAAGAATAAAAACACTAAAAAGAGCAGGTTTTTATTCAGGAAAAACAGCCGAATTACTCGTTAAGGATATCCAAGAAGGCGGAGGAATAATTACGTTGGAAGATTTAGAAAACTATCATTCGGTATGGCGTAAGCCCTTGATATCATATTATCGCAATCATAAAATAATAGGCATGCCACCTTCATCTAGTGGCGGCACAGCTATGGCTCAGCTTCTCGGCTTCATGGAGCCACACCCAATAAGTGAATGGGGCTGGAATAGCGAAAAAACAAGCCAAGTCATCATTGAAGCAGAACGTAGAGTATATGCCGACAGGGCAAAATGGCTTGGCGATACAGACTTTGTTAAAGTACCCTTAAGCGAATTAATTGATGAAAATTACCTCGCCAAAAGATGGTCAAACTTCTCTTGGGATAGGGCAAACCTTAGTTCCGAGATAGAAGGTGGCTTGGTACCTGGCTATGAGTCCGACGAAACAACCCACTTCTCTGTTGTTGACAAAAGCGGTATGGCGGTTTCCATCACAACCACGCTCAATGGCGGTTTTGGATCTAAAGTAATTATAGATGGTGCAGGTTTCTTGATGAACAATGAGATGGACGATTTCAGTATCAAAGCTGGGGTACCCAACATGTTTGGCCTTGTAGGTAACAAAGCAAACGAGATTCAACCCGGCAAACGAATGCTTTCTAGCATGACTCCCACTATCGTAGAGAAAAACGGTGAGCTATATATGGTTGCTGGGACACCAGGAGGCAGCACGATAATCACGGCCACTTTCCAAACAATCTCAAACGTCATAGACCACGGAATGAGCATGCAAGGTGCCGTAAACGCCCTTAAGTTTCATCACCAGTGGCTACCAGACAAAATCTATTACGAAAAAGGAGCTTTTGAACCTGCAACACTCGACGCCCTCCTCAAGAAAGGTTTCCAGATGCAAGAGCAGCGAAGTAGCCTTGGCCGCATGGATTGCATCCTCGTATATCCCGATGGTCGCCTAGAAGGAGCATCTGACCCACGAAGTGAGAATACAAGTGTAGGATATTGA
- a CDS encoding AraC-type DNA-binding protein, whose translation MLTLTPDHFKGRKLQTLVENQTTHTLNHAEMHIFETHTEANQVLLKFKDPVLASMISGKKVMHLNGLQPFDFYPGESVVLPANELMCIDFPEARRHNATQCLALTFANDKLLQTITLLNERMPKQDGKEWNMTDYNFHFSNDVAIEHILQRLLFIFAENHPSKDIFADSLMQELLIRILQTESKDLHLQKTKGGCTNDRISFIIKYIQEHLTEDLNIDQLSEKAYMSESSFYRIFKNEIGQTPNEFIIEERLKLAETLLSQNKLSVKEAYLSSGFNSFSYFCRIFKKKRNLSPSEFKEKNRRTITW comes from the coding sequence ATGCTCACACTTACGCCGGATCACTTCAAGGGAAGAAAACTTCAAACGTTGGTTGAAAATCAGACTACGCATACACTCAACCATGCGGAGATGCACATTTTTGAAACCCATACAGAGGCGAATCAAGTTTTATTAAAGTTCAAGGATCCAGTACTTGCTAGTATGATATCGGGCAAAAAAGTGATGCATTTGAATGGACTTCAACCTTTCGATTTTTATCCAGGAGAATCTGTCGTGCTGCCTGCCAATGAGCTTATGTGTATTGATTTTCCTGAAGCAAGAAGGCACAATGCTACTCAGTGCTTGGCACTTACATTTGCAAATGATAAGCTACTCCAAACCATTACTTTGCTCAATGAGAGAATGCCAAAGCAAGATGGGAAAGAGTGGAATATGACAGATTACAACTTTCATTTCTCCAATGATGTTGCTATTGAACATATTTTGCAAAGGTTACTTTTCATATTTGCAGAGAACCATCCTTCAAAGGATATTTTTGCAGATTCACTCATGCAGGAGCTGCTCATTAGGATTTTACAAACAGAATCTAAAGACCTTCATTTACAAAAAACGAAAGGTGGCTGCACAAATGACCGCATCTCTTTTATCATAAAATATATACAGGAGCACCTTACTGAGGATCTAAATATTGACCAATTGAGCGAAAAAGCATACATGAGTGAGTCTAGCTTTTATCGCATATTCAAAAACGAAATTGGTCAAACGCCGAACGAGTTTATTATTGAAGAAAGACTTAAACTGGCTGAAACATTATTGTCCCAAAACAAGCTAAGCGTAAAAGAAGCATACCTCTCAAGTGGTTTTAATAGCTTTTCTTATTTCTGTAGAATATTCAAAAAGAAAAGAAACCTCTCTCCATCTGAGTTTAAAGAAAAAAATCGCAGAACGATTACTTGGTAG
- a CDS encoding lysyl-tRNA synthetase, class II: protein MLLSEQEILRRQKREQIMQLGIDPYPAEMFKTNATIADIQKNYENRKIDYKDIQIAGRLMGFRIMGSASFAELQDSTGRMQIYFRRDDICPDDDKTMYNTVFKKLLDIGDIIGIQGHVFTTQVGEISIHVNSFKVLNKSLRPLPVVKTDEDGKVHDGFTDPELRYRQRYVDLIVNPENRDIFRKRAKIISTMRHMFDDRGWLEVETPILQPIHGGAAAKPFKTHHNTLDMPLYMRIANELYLKRLIVGGFEGVYEFGKMFRNEGMDRTHNPEFTALEFYVAYKDYNWMMEITEEIFEKVAMAVHGQTNFKVGDKELDFAGPFERLSILDAIEKYTGVNVESMSEAELLAQCKTWGIETDESMGKAKLIDEVFGEKVEANLIQPTFIIDYPVEMSPLTKKHRSKPGLVERFELFVNGKEIANAYSELNDPIDQRERFEEQLKLAARGDEEAMATDDDFLRALEYGMPPTAGIGIGIDRLTMLLTDNSSIQEVLFFPQMRPEKKVEIAKEEDYEAIGVDKVWIPALQKMGFFTIEALKEANPNKIFNDLGGMRKKLKIDAKMPDKSEVEAWVQG from the coding sequence ATGCTGCTAAGCGAACAAGAAATACTAAGGAGACAAAAGAGAGAACAAATCATGCAACTAGGGATAGACCCCTACCCAGCAGAGATGTTCAAAACTAATGCAACAATTGCAGATATTCAAAAGAACTACGAAAATAGAAAGATCGACTATAAAGATATACAAATCGCTGGTAGATTGATGGGTTTCAGGATCATGGGTAGTGCGTCTTTTGCCGAGTTGCAAGACAGTACTGGTCGCATGCAGATCTATTTCCGTAGAGATGACATTTGTCCTGATGATGACAAAACGATGTATAATACGGTTTTCAAAAAACTGCTTGACATTGGTGATATCATCGGAATTCAAGGACACGTTTTCACTACGCAAGTTGGTGAAATCTCTATCCACGTAAATTCATTTAAGGTTTTAAATAAATCACTTAGGCCACTTCCTGTTGTAAAAACAGATGAGGACGGCAAGGTACATGATGGATTTACTGATCCCGAGCTTCGTTATCGCCAACGATATGTAGACCTGATCGTAAACCCAGAGAATAGAGATATATTCAGGAAGAGAGCTAAAATAATAAGCACGATGCGTCATATGTTCGACGATCGTGGTTGGTTAGAGGTAGAAACCCCAATTCTACAACCTATTCATGGTGGTGCAGCTGCCAAGCCTTTCAAAACACATCACAATACACTCGATATGCCATTGTACATGCGTATCGCCAACGAACTTTATCTCAAAAGATTGATTGTTGGAGGTTTTGAAGGTGTGTATGAGTTTGGAAAGATGTTCCGTAATGAAGGAATGGATCGTACTCACAATCCAGAGTTTACTGCATTAGAATTTTACGTTGCTTACAAAGATTACAATTGGATGATGGAAATCACCGAAGAGATTTTTGAAAAAGTAGCAATGGCTGTTCATGGGCAAACTAACTTCAAAGTGGGTGATAAAGAGCTTGATTTCGCAGGCCCTTTTGAGCGATTGAGCATTCTTGATGCCATTGAAAAATACACAGGAGTAAATGTGGAATCAATGAGTGAAGCCGAACTACTCGCTCAATGTAAAACTTGGGGAATAGAAACCGACGAAAGTATGGGTAAAGCCAAACTTATCGATGAGGTTTTTGGAGAAAAAGTGGAAGCAAACTTAATTCAGCCTACGTTTATCATTGACTACCCTGTAGAGATGTCGCCATTGACTAAGAAGCACCGTAGCAAGCCAGGTTTGGTGGAGCGATTTGAGCTTTTTGTAAATGGAAAAGAAATTGCAAATGCATACTCTGAGCTTAACGATCCAATCGATCAGCGAGAGCGTTTTGAAGAGCAATTGAAACTTGCTGCTCGTGGAGACGAAGAAGCAATGGCTACTGACGATGACTTCCTAAGAGCACTAGAATACGGTATGCCACCAACAGCAGGTATTGGAATTGGTATTGACAGACTTACCATGTTGTTGACAGATAATAGCAGCATTCAAGAAGTTCTTTTCTTCCCTCAAATGCGTCCTGAGAAAAAGGTCGAGATAGCAAAAGAAGAAGATTATGAAGCAATTGGAGTAGATAAAGTTTGGATTCCTGCTTTACAAAAAATGGGCTTTTTCACTATTGAAGCACTGAAGGAAGCAAATCCAAATAAAATATTTAACGATCTTGGCGGAATGCGTAAGAAGCTAAAGATAGATGCAAAAATGCCTGATAAAAGCGAAGTAGAAGCTTGGGTTCAAGGGTGA
- a CDS encoding aldehyde dehydrogenase, whose translation MSEVLVKNNLELAKPSFKDQYENFIGGKWVAPQKGQYFDVTSPVDGASFTKVARSSAEDIDLALDAAWAAAPQWNNSSATERSNMLLKIADIMEHNLQLLAKVETWDNGKAIRETLAADLPLAVDHFRYFAGVIRAEEGSASELDSNTLSLIINEPLGVVGQIIPWNFPILMAAWKVAPALAAGNCVVLKPAEQTPIGILVLAELIQDVLPAGVLNIVNGFGLEAGKPLASSSRINKIAFTGETTTGQLIMQYASKNIIPVTLELGGKSPNIFFENIMQEDDDFFDKCLEGAAMFALNQGEVCTCPSRILVQESIADEFIERLVERVEAIKMGHPLDPDTMMGAQASKEQYEKILKYIEIGKEEGAELLTGGEAVYVEGANEGYYIMPTVFRGHNKMRIFQEEIFGPVVCLTTFKDEAEAVAIANDTLYGLGAGVWTRDTHQAYQISRAVEAGRVWVNCYHAYPAHAPFGGYKNSGIGRENHKMMLNHYRQSKNMLISYDKKKLGFF comes from the coding sequence ATGTCAGAAGTATTAGTAAAAAACAATCTGGAGTTAGCTAAGCCTAGTTTCAAAGATCAATATGAAAATTTTATTGGTGGTAAGTGGGTAGCTCCACAAAAAGGTCAATATTTTGATGTCACCTCACCAGTAGATGGTGCTTCTTTTACAAAAGTAGCAAGATCATCGGCAGAGGATATTGACTTGGCATTAGACGCCGCATGGGCCGCTGCACCTCAATGGAACAATTCATCTGCAACTGAAAGAAGTAATATGCTTCTTAAAATTGCCGACATTATGGAGCATAATTTGCAATTGCTAGCCAAAGTAGAAACTTGGGACAATGGTAAAGCAATAAGAGAAACACTTGCCGCAGATTTGCCTTTGGCTGTAGATCATTTCAGGTATTTTGCTGGAGTTATAAGGGCAGAAGAAGGCTCGGCATCTGAGCTAGATTCCAATACCCTTTCACTTATTATCAATGAGCCACTAGGTGTAGTAGGACAAATTATACCCTGGAACTTCCCGATTCTAATGGCAGCATGGAAAGTTGCACCAGCATTGGCAGCAGGTAATTGTGTTGTTTTAAAACCAGCAGAACAAACTCCAATAGGAATCCTTGTTTTGGCAGAGCTTATTCAAGACGTACTTCCAGCTGGTGTACTGAACATTGTCAATGGCTTTGGACTAGAAGCAGGTAAGCCACTCGCATCAAGTTCTAGAATCAATAAAATTGCCTTTACTGGAGAAACAACAACTGGACAATTGATCATGCAATATGCGTCCAAAAACATTATTCCAGTCACCTTAGAACTTGGAGGAAAGTCTCCAAACATCTTCTTTGAAAACATAATGCAAGAAGATGACGATTTCTTTGATAAATGTCTTGAAGGTGCAGCCATGTTTGCTCTCAATCAAGGAGAGGTTTGTACTTGTCCATCAAGAATTTTGGTTCAAGAATCCATTGCAGATGAGTTTATCGAAAGACTTGTAGAAAGAGTAGAAGCTATAAAAATGGGTCACCCACTTGATCCTGATACCATGATGGGAGCTCAGGCATCCAAGGAGCAATATGAGAAAATATTGAAGTACATAGAAATAGGAAAAGAAGAAGGTGCAGAGCTACTTACGGGCGGCGAAGCTGTTTATGTAGAAGGTGCCAATGAAGGTTATTACATCATGCCAACGGTATTTAGAGGACATAATAAAATGCGAATTTTCCAAGAGGAGATTTTTGGACCTGTTGTATGCCTAACAACCTTCAAAGATGAAGCAGAAGCAGTCGCTATAGCGAATGATACATTGTACGGACTAGGAGCTGGTGTATGGACACGCGACACACATCAGGCATACCAAATCTCCAGAGCTGTAGAGGCTGGTAGAGTTTGGGTAAATTGTTACCACGCTTATCCTGCACACGCTCCATTTGGAGGTTACAAAAACTCAGGAATAGGCCGTGAAAATCACAAAATGATGCTAAATCACTATCGACAATCTAAAAACATGTTGATCTCATATGACAAGAAAAAGCTAGGCTTCTTTTAA
- a CDS encoding Beta-glucanase, GH16 family, which translates to MSFSNMRSIAILFILITFSCSTKEVPCQEQIWYEDKDGNGLGTLTSNVKACEQPVGYVANSDEPIGPPSATIPQAGYTTPKSYEGMQLVFAEEFEGETLNEKVWNIQTGDGCPDLCGWGNQELQYYKKDNISFKEGNLVITAKKETSVTRDYSSSRINTEGKFAFTYGRIDIRATTPRGKGMWPAVWMLGENIREVGWPKCGEIDIMEMVGGEETKVYGTVHWDNAGSYASYGGKLENITNPLNNAYHVFSITWDEKFIRWYLDDKEFHVIDISPSELSEFKKDFHLLINLAVGGLFSGNPDNGTQFPQYFLIDYVRVFQPTK; encoded by the coding sequence ATGAGTTTTAGCAACATGAGAAGCATAGCAATACTATTTATCTTAATTACTTTTTCTTGTAGCACTAAAGAAGTGCCTTGCCAAGAACAAATTTGGTATGAGGACAAGGATGGAAATGGCTTGGGAACGCTCACTTCCAATGTGAAGGCATGTGAACAGCCCGTAGGATATGTTGCAAATAGTGACGAACCCATTGGCCCTCCTTCTGCCACCATTCCACAAGCGGGTTACACTACACCTAAATCTTATGAAGGCATGCAACTAGTTTTTGCAGAGGAGTTTGAAGGTGAAACTCTTAACGAAAAAGTATGGAATATTCAAACAGGAGATGGGTGTCCAGACCTATGTGGATGGGGAAACCAAGAGCTGCAATATTACAAAAAAGATAATATATCATTCAAGGAAGGAAATCTTGTAATCACAGCAAAGAAAGAAACAAGTGTAACTCGTGATTATTCTTCCTCTAGGATCAACACCGAAGGGAAATTTGCATTCACTTACGGTAGAATTGACATAAGGGCAACAACTCCAAGAGGAAAAGGGATGTGGCCCGCGGTATGGATGCTTGGTGAAAATATAAGAGAAGTAGGCTGGCCTAAATGTGGTGAAATTGATATTATGGAGATGGTAGGTGGTGAAGAAACAAAGGTTTACGGTACTGTACACTGGGACAATGCCGGTTCTTACGCATCATATGGAGGCAAGCTAGAAAACATAACTAATCCCCTTAACAATGCCTATCATGTATTCTCTATCACTTGGGATGAAAAGTTTATTCGGTGGTATCTCGATGACAAAGAATTTCATGTAATCGATATTTCGCCATCAGAGCTCAGCGAATTCAAAAAGGATTTTCACTTGCTTATTAATTTAGCAGTGGGCGGCTTATTCTCAGGAAACCCAGATAATGGCACTCAATTTCCGCAATATTTTTTAATAGACTACGTCAGAGTATTTCAGCCTACCAAGTAA